A window of Bacteroidota bacterium contains these coding sequences:
- a CDS encoding class I fructose-bisphosphate aldolase, which yields MSLSKIKEILGAQADGLLNHSCKTISKDQLHLPGPDFVDRIFAPSDRSPQVLRSLKAIYGNGRLANSGYVSILPVDQGIEHSAGASFAPNPMYFDGENIVKLAIEGGCNAVATTYGILGSVSRKYAHKIPFIVKINHNEFLSYPNKFDQIMFGSVQEAWNLGAVAVGATIYFGSAESARQIVEVAQAFERAHELGMTTVLWCYLRNPGFKKDGVDYHSAADLTGQANHLGVTIKADIIKQKLPSNNGGYTATGHGKTNPKVYSELSSDHPIDLCRYQVANCYMGRMGLINSGGESKGASDLSEAVATAVINKRAGGQGLISGRKAFQKPMKDGVQLLNAIQDVYLSKEITIA from the coding sequence ATGTCGCTTTCAAAGATCAAAGAAATTCTTGGGGCACAGGCTGACGGCCTCCTCAATCATTCCTGCAAAACGATCAGCAAAGATCAGCTTCATTTGCCGGGACCGGATTTTGTGGACAGGATTTTTGCGCCCAGCGATCGTTCTCCTCAAGTGCTGCGGAGTTTGAAGGCGATCTATGGAAACGGGCGGCTTGCAAATTCAGGATATGTTTCTATTCTTCCGGTTGATCAGGGAATCGAACATTCGGCAGGAGCATCTTTTGCACCGAACCCGATGTATTTCGACGGAGAGAATATTGTGAAGCTCGCTATCGAAGGAGGATGCAACGCAGTCGCCACCACTTATGGAATTCTCGGATCTGTTTCGAGAAAATATGCTCATAAAATTCCTTTCATCGTAAAAATAAATCACAACGAGTTTCTGAGTTACCCGAATAAATTTGACCAAATCATGTTTGGCTCTGTGCAGGAAGCGTGGAATCTGGGAGCAGTTGCAGTGGGAGCGACAATTTATTTCGGATCTGCAGAGTCGGCGCGTCAGATTGTAGAAGTTGCGCAGGCATTCGAGCGCGCACATGAACTCGGAATGACAACTGTGCTCTGGTGTTACCTGCGTAATCCCGGTTTCAAAAAAGACGGAGTGGATTATCATTCTGCTGCTGATCTTACCGGCCAGGCAAATCATCTTGGCGTTACCATCAAAGCAGATATCATCAAACAAAAACTTCCCTCTAATAACGGAGGATATACTGCAACCGGCCACGGAAAAACAAATCCGAAAGTTTATTCTGAATTATCATCTGATCACCCGATCGATCTTTGTCGCTACCAGGTTGCAAATTGTTACATGGGAAGAATGGGATTGATCAATTCGGGAGGAGAATCGAAAGGAGCATCCGATCTTTCTGAAGCAGTTGCGACAGCAGTGATCAACAAACGCGCCGGCGGGCAAGGACTCATCTCGGGAAGAAAAGCATTTCAGAAACCAATGAAGGATGGCGTGCAGTTACTCAACGCAATTCAGGACGTTTACCTTTCAAAAGAGATCACAATCGCGTAA
- the rpsO gene encoding 30S ribosomal protein S15, which yields MYLTSEIKKDIFKKFGKSDKDTGSAEGQIALFTHRINHLTGHLKLKPKDKSSERSLVLLVGKRKAQLDFLKKNDIVRYREIIKKLDIRK from the coding sequence ATGTACCTGACGTCGGAAATTAAGAAAGACATCTTCAAGAAATTCGGAAAATCGGATAAAGACACCGGTTCTGCCGAAGGACAGATCGCTCTCTTCACCCATCGCATCAATCACCTCACCGGACATCTTAAACTGAAACCGAAAGATAAAAGTTCAGAGCGTTCATTGGTTCTCCTCGTTGGAAAACGCAAAGCACAACTCGACTTCCTGAAGAAAAATGATATCGTCCGTTACCGCGAGATCATCAAGAAGCTCGACATCCGCAAATAA
- a CDS encoding acetyl-CoA carboxylase carboxyltransferase subunit beta, with product MSWFKRIKEGITTSTKEKKETPEGLWHKCPSCKKVFPSQEHTANFYVCQNCGHHDRIGSAEYFSILFDENQFEELDPNLISGDPLEFEDTKKYPDRLSDSIKKTGLHDALRSAHGKCNGNDLVVCCMDFTFIGGSMGSVVGEKISRAINFCIANKFPLLIISKSGGARMMEAAHSLMQMAKTSAKLSLLADAKLPFISLLTDPTTGGVTASYAMLGDVNIAEPGALIGFAGPRVVKETIKKDLPKGFQTSEFVLDHGFLDAIINRGELKTTLSRLIEMMKI from the coding sequence ATGAGCTGGTTCAAGAGAATTAAAGAAGGCATCACCACTTCCACCAAGGAAAAAAAAGAAACTCCTGAAGGGCTGTGGCATAAATGTCCATCGTGTAAAAAAGTTTTCCCTTCTCAAGAGCATACCGCGAATTTTTATGTCTGCCAGAATTGCGGCCACCACGATCGTATCGGGTCTGCAGAATATTTTTCCATTCTCTTCGATGAGAATCAATTTGAAGAACTCGATCCGAATCTTATTTCCGGCGATCCGCTCGAATTCGAAGACACAAAAAAATATCCTGATCGTCTTTCTGATTCCATAAAAAAAACAGGTTTGCACGATGCCCTGAGATCGGCGCACGGAAAATGCAATGGGAATGATCTTGTAGTTTGCTGCATGGATTTTACTTTCATCGGTGGTTCGATGGGGTCTGTGGTGGGAGAAAAAATTTCACGCGCCATTAATTTTTGTATTGCCAATAAATTTCCGTTGCTTATTATTTCCAAATCGGGTGGTGCGAGAATGATGGAAGCTGCGCATTCACTGATGCAGATGGCGAAAACTTCAGCGAAACTTTCTTTGCTTGCTGATGCAAAACTTCCGTTCATTTCTTTGCTCACTGATCCGACAACAGGTGGAGTAACTGCTTCTTATGCTATGCTTGGCGATGTGAATATTGCAGAACCCGGCGCACTCATCGGTTTCGCAGGCCCGCGCGTAGTAAAAGAAACGATCAAAAAAGATCTCCCCAAAGGATTCCAGACTTCTGAATTCGTTCTTGATCATGGATTTCTCGATGCCATTATTAATCGGGGTGAATTGAAAACCACCCTTTCCCGCCTCATCGAAATGATGAAAATTTAA